A stretch of the Vitis vinifera cultivar Pinot Noir 40024 chromosome 16, ASM3070453v1 genome encodes the following:
- the LOC109122110 gene encoding putative RING-H2 finger protein ATL21A, protein MRGSRGECPTSNRCGDQGPLIQFPFRLKGQPHQCGYPGFVLSCTENNQIMLELPVSVKLLVKNIIYKSREIIVQNSDNCLVRQLRNLSLASSLFQFKFEGNVTFFNCSLLKTAESFAAHFIPCLSIC, encoded by the coding sequence ATGAGAGGGAGCCGAGGTGAGTGCCCAACATCAAATCGTTGTGGCGACCAGGGTCCACTCATCCAGTTCCCCTTCCGTCTAAAAGGCCAGCCACACCAATGTGGATACCCGGGATTTGTTTTATCTTGCACTGAGAATAATCAGATCATGCTGGAGCTGCCAGTTTCGGTAAAGCTCTTGGTGAAGAATATAATCTACAAATCCAGGGAAATCATTGTCCAAAACTCGGATAATTGCCTTGTGAGACAGCTTCGAAACCTTAGTTTAGCTTCGTCCCTCTTCCAATTCAAATTTGAGGGGAACGTCACCTTCTTCAATTGTTCCTTACTTAAAACAGCAGAATCATTTGCTGCTCACTTCATCCCTTGCCTTTCTAtctgttga